The Oncorhynchus masou masou isolate Uvic2021 chromosome 6, UVic_Omas_1.1, whole genome shotgun sequence genome has a window encoding:
- the LOC135542065 gene encoding guanine nucleotide-binding protein-like 3, which yields MKRPGLKKASKRVSCSKRYKIQKKVREHNKKLRKDAKKKGVGKKVKKDIGVPNKAPFKEDILKEAEQRRSKLEEEKEKKKLAKQQERAQKRKKENSASRDVDPKAKKARKELPSQEVLVKQMVKQSDPRNSKKHLCSELNKVIDASDIIVEILDARDPLGCRCPQLEEAVLKGEGNKKLLLLLNKIDLVPKENVEKWLQCLQLEFPAVAFKASTQQQDKTVQEKKARFATLNGVVDQTKGVACYGSSILLQLLGDYANATGRGGSLKVGLVGFPNVGKSSLINSLKGMRACNAGVQRGITRCFQDVHISKNVKMIDSPGIVAAQSNPKAAMALRSLQVEDKQETVLEAVRTLLKQCNKQQVMLQYNVPDFRNSLEFLSFFAKKRGFLQKGGVPNTELAASTFLNDWTGAKLSYHCKAPEKPSLPPYLSEDIVREMQKGWDLDKLRKGNEETLRSVKFPYQASSIVLLSKGPTAGVLSDAVEDKPAPEPTEEDMEGSCESKEAGGVTEVSEEVTAETDEPQIKTPVTNKQAKVRLQVPVPVNIDLSSVYTDDTYDFNTDFK from the exons ATGAAGCGTCCAG GGTTAAAGAAAGCAAGTAAACGCGTGTCTTGCTCCAAACGTTACAAAATACAGAAAAAG GTCCGAGAACACAACAAAAAACTAAGAAAAGATGCAAAAAAGAAAGGAGTTGGCAAAAAAGTGAAAAAGGATATTGGAGTTCCCAACAAAGCACCATTCAAAGAGGATATTCTAAAGGAAGCAGAACAGAGGAGGTCAAAG CTTGAAGAAGAAAAGGAGAAAAAGAAGCTTGCCAAGCAACAAGAACGGGCTCAGAAGAGGAAGAAGGAAAACTCTGCCAGCAGGGATGTAGACCCTAAAGCGAAGAAAGCTAGAAAG GAGTTACCGTCACAGGAGGTCCTTGTGAAACAGATGGTGAAACAAAGTGACCCAAGGAATTCGAAGAAGCACCTTTGTTCAGAATTAAACAAG GTGATCGATGCCTCTGACATCATTGTTGAAATCCTAGATGCAAGAGATCCCCTTGGCTGCAGATGTCCACAGCTAGAGGAAGCTGTGCTGAAGGGGGAAGGAAACAAGAAGCTACTATTACTGTTGAACAAAATAG ATCTTGTCCCTAAAGAGAATGTGGAGAAGTGGCTACAGTGTCTTCAGCTTGAGTTCCCTGCTGTGGCGTTCAAGGCATCCACGCAACAACAGGACAAAACAGTG cAAGAGAAGAAGGCCAGGTTTGCAACTCTTAACGGAGTAGTAGACCAGACCAAAGGAGTGGCCTGTTATGGCAGCAGCATTCTTCTCCAGCTCCTGGGGGACTATGCAAATGCAACAGGGAGAGGGGGCTCACTAAAAGTGGGCTTAGTCG GGTTCCCAAATGTGGGGAAGAGCAGTCTGATCAACAGCCTGAAGGGGATGAGGGCCTGTAATGCAGGAGTCCAGAGAGGGATCACCAG GTGCTTCCAAGACGTCCACATATCTAAGAATGTCAAAATGATTGACAGCCCAGGGATAGTGGCAGCCCAGTCTAACCCAAAAGCTGCCATGGCGCTGAGGAGTCTCCAGGTGGAGGATAAGCAGGAGACTGTTCTAGAGGCCGTCAGGACCCTGCTCAAACAGTGCAACAAGCAACAG GTAATGCTTCAGTACAATGTTCCAGACTTTAGAAACTCCCTGGAGTTTTTATCCTTTTTTGCCAAGAAGCGTGGATTTTTACAGAAGGGTGGAGTCCCCAACACAGAACTGGCTGCCTCTACCTTCCTCAATGATTGGACAGG TGCAAAGCTGAGTTACCACTGCAAAGCCCCTGAGAAGCCAAGCCTTCCTCCATACCTCTCTGAAGACATTGTAAGAGAGATGCAGAAGGGGTGGGACTTGGACAAGTTGCGGAAAGGCAACGAGGAGACTCTAAGAA GTGTAAAGTTCCCATACCAGGCCAGCAGCATTGTCCTCCTGTCTAAAGGCCCCACCGCCGGAGTGCTGAGTGACGCTGTTGAGGacaaacctgctccagagcccacTGAGGAAGATATGGAGGGTAGCTGTGAAAGCAAAGAG GCTGGTGGGGTTACAGAGGTGTCTGAGGAAGTGACTGCGGAAACAGATGAACCACAAATAAAGACACCAGTCACAA ACAAACAAGCCAAGGTGAGGTTACAGGTTCCTGTCCCAGTCAACATTGACCTCTCCTCAGTCTACACAGATGACACCTATGACTTCAACACAGATTTTAAATGA
- the LOC135542066 gene encoding glycosyltransferase 8 domain-containing protein 1-like isoform X1 — MMLSMLLCQSTVLVLTTSGCSCWLVLGRIERRLRLINSWAGDLKLSTGVLWYSRRMRLTRRAADDDAMSLRRVNVAILVLLAVAFLIIVQRNLLNLNDFLRSENPDAVPGMILPFESEFSPELRPDLVRTGEKIPVVITAAEERLGAVVAAMNSVYQNSKANIVFNIVTMNDTVDHLKLWMTKTQLNNVKHKIIIFEPQLLNGKITKNPQKLDSVKPLTFARFYMPVFLPDAEKAIYLDDDIIVQGDIQELFDTSLKSGHAAAFSDDCDSASTKGIVRGAGNQNNYIGFLDFKKEAIKKLGMRANTCSFNPGVIVANLTEWKRQNITNQLEHWMELNAQEDLYSKTLAESITTPPLLIVFYKHHSSIDPMWHVRHLGATGAGNRYSPQFVKAAKLLHWNGHYKPWSRTSSFTEVWDKWYIQDPMRKFHPVRKHAGDK, encoded by the exons ATGATGCTGAGCATGCTTCTGTGTCAGTCAACAGTTCTTGTG CTGACGACCTCAGGTTGCAGCTGCTGGTTGGTGCTGGGAAGGATTGAGCGAAGACTGCGGCTCATCAACAGCTGGGCTGGTGATTTGAAGTTGTCAACTGGAGTGTTGTGGTATTCAAGGAGAATGAG GCTAACAAGGAGAGCAGCAGATGACGACGCGATGTCATTACGGAGAG TAAATGTGGCCATCCTTGTGCTGCTGGCAGTAGCATTTCTGATCATCGTGCAACGGAATCTCCTGAATCTCAATGACTTCCTTAGAAGTGAGAATCCAG ATGCAGTGCCAGGTATGATTCTGCCATTTGAGTCTGAGTTTTCTCCTGAGCTCAGACCAGACCTTGTGAGAACTGGGGAGAAGATCCCAGTGGTCATTACTGCtgcagaggagagactgggagctGTGGTGGCTGCCATGAACAGTGTCTACCAGAACAGCAAAGCCAACATTGTGTTCAACATTGTGACCATGAATGACACTGTGGATCACCTCAA GTTGTGGATGACTAAGACTCAGCTTAACAATGTCAAGCACAAGATCATCATATTTGAGCCACAACTTCTCAATGGGAAGATTACCAAAAATCCTCAGAAGCTTGACTCTGTGAAACCG ttGACCTTTGCCAGATTTTACATGCCGGTATTCTTACCAGATGCAGAAAAGGCCATTTATTTGGATGATGACATCATTGTACAAG GGGACATCCAAGAGCTTTTTGACACAAGCCTAAAGTCAGGTCACGCAGCTGCGTTCTCAGACGACTGTGATTCTGCTTCCACAAAGGGCATCGTTCGAGGGGCCGGGAACCAG AACAATTACATTGGCTTCCTGGACTTTAAAAAAGAGGCCATCAAGAAGCTGGGAATGAGGGCTAACACGTGTTCCTTTAATCCCGGAGTGATCGTGGCCAACCTGACGGAGTGGAAGCGTCAGAACATCACCAACCAACTGGAACACTGGATGGAGCTCAACGCACA AGAGGACCTCTACAGTAAGACCCTGGCAGAGAGTATTACCACACCTCCCCTGCTCATTGTCTTCTACAAACACCACTCCAGCATCGACCCCATGTGGCACGTCAGACACCTAG GGGCTACTGGTGCTGGAAACCGCTACTCTCCCCAGTTTGTGAAAGCTGCCAAACTCCTCCATTGGAACGGACATTACAAACCATGGTCCAGGACGTCTTCATTCACCGAAGTCTGGGACAAGTGGTATATTCAGGACCCCATGCGTAAATTCCATCCAGTTCGGAAACATGCAGGGGACAAGTAA
- the LOC135542066 gene encoding glycosyltransferase 8 domain-containing protein 1-like isoform X3, with protein sequence MSVSRRLTRRAADDDAMSLRRVNVAILVLLAVAFLIIVQRNLLNLNDFLRSENPDAVPGMILPFESEFSPELRPDLVRTGEKIPVVITAAEERLGAVVAAMNSVYQNSKANIVFNIVTMNDTVDHLKLWMTKTQLNNVKHKIIIFEPQLLNGKITKNPQKLDSVKPLTFARFYMPVFLPDAEKAIYLDDDIIVQGDIQELFDTSLKSGHAAAFSDDCDSASTKGIVRGAGNQNNYIGFLDFKKEAIKKLGMRANTCSFNPGVIVANLTEWKRQNITNQLEHWMELNAQEDLYSKTLAESITTPPLLIVFYKHHSSIDPMWHVRHLGATGAGNRYSPQFVKAAKLLHWNGHYKPWSRTSSFTEVWDKWYIQDPMRKFHPVRKHAGDK encoded by the exons atgtctgTGAGTAGGAG GCTAACAAGGAGAGCAGCAGATGACGACGCGATGTCATTACGGAGAG TAAATGTGGCCATCCTTGTGCTGCTGGCAGTAGCATTTCTGATCATCGTGCAACGGAATCTCCTGAATCTCAATGACTTCCTTAGAAGTGAGAATCCAG ATGCAGTGCCAGGTATGATTCTGCCATTTGAGTCTGAGTTTTCTCCTGAGCTCAGACCAGACCTTGTGAGAACTGGGGAGAAGATCCCAGTGGTCATTACTGCtgcagaggagagactgggagctGTGGTGGCTGCCATGAACAGTGTCTACCAGAACAGCAAAGCCAACATTGTGTTCAACATTGTGACCATGAATGACACTGTGGATCACCTCAA GTTGTGGATGACTAAGACTCAGCTTAACAATGTCAAGCACAAGATCATCATATTTGAGCCACAACTTCTCAATGGGAAGATTACCAAAAATCCTCAGAAGCTTGACTCTGTGAAACCG ttGACCTTTGCCAGATTTTACATGCCGGTATTCTTACCAGATGCAGAAAAGGCCATTTATTTGGATGATGACATCATTGTACAAG GGGACATCCAAGAGCTTTTTGACACAAGCCTAAAGTCAGGTCACGCAGCTGCGTTCTCAGACGACTGTGATTCTGCTTCCACAAAGGGCATCGTTCGAGGGGCCGGGAACCAG AACAATTACATTGGCTTCCTGGACTTTAAAAAAGAGGCCATCAAGAAGCTGGGAATGAGGGCTAACACGTGTTCCTTTAATCCCGGAGTGATCGTGGCCAACCTGACGGAGTGGAAGCGTCAGAACATCACCAACCAACTGGAACACTGGATGGAGCTCAACGCACA AGAGGACCTCTACAGTAAGACCCTGGCAGAGAGTATTACCACACCTCCCCTGCTCATTGTCTTCTACAAACACCACTCCAGCATCGACCCCATGTGGCACGTCAGACACCTAG GGGCTACTGGTGCTGGAAACCGCTACTCTCCCCAGTTTGTGAAAGCTGCCAAACTCCTCCATTGGAACGGACATTACAAACCATGGTCCAGGACGTCTTCATTCACCGAAGTCTGGGACAAGTGGTATATTCAGGACCCCATGCGTAAATTCCATCCAGTTCGGAAACATGCAGGGGACAAGTAA
- the LOC135542066 gene encoding glycosyltransferase 8 domain-containing protein 1-like isoform X2, giving the protein MCLFVRRWLTRRAADDDAMSLRRVNVAILVLLAVAFLIIVQRNLLNLNDFLRSENPDAVPGMILPFESEFSPELRPDLVRTGEKIPVVITAAEERLGAVVAAMNSVYQNSKANIVFNIVTMNDTVDHLKLWMTKTQLNNVKHKIIIFEPQLLNGKITKNPQKLDSVKPLTFARFYMPVFLPDAEKAIYLDDDIIVQGDIQELFDTSLKSGHAAAFSDDCDSASTKGIVRGAGNQNNYIGFLDFKKEAIKKLGMRANTCSFNPGVIVANLTEWKRQNITNQLEHWMELNAQEDLYSKTLAESITTPPLLIVFYKHHSSIDPMWHVRHLGATGAGNRYSPQFVKAAKLLHWNGHYKPWSRTSSFTEVWDKWYIQDPMRKFHPVRKHAGDK; this is encoded by the exons ATGTGCTTATTTGTGAGACGGTG GCTAACAAGGAGAGCAGCAGATGACGACGCGATGTCATTACGGAGAG TAAATGTGGCCATCCTTGTGCTGCTGGCAGTAGCATTTCTGATCATCGTGCAACGGAATCTCCTGAATCTCAATGACTTCCTTAGAAGTGAGAATCCAG ATGCAGTGCCAGGTATGATTCTGCCATTTGAGTCTGAGTTTTCTCCTGAGCTCAGACCAGACCTTGTGAGAACTGGGGAGAAGATCCCAGTGGTCATTACTGCtgcagaggagagactgggagctGTGGTGGCTGCCATGAACAGTGTCTACCAGAACAGCAAAGCCAACATTGTGTTCAACATTGTGACCATGAATGACACTGTGGATCACCTCAA GTTGTGGATGACTAAGACTCAGCTTAACAATGTCAAGCACAAGATCATCATATTTGAGCCACAACTTCTCAATGGGAAGATTACCAAAAATCCTCAGAAGCTTGACTCTGTGAAACCG ttGACCTTTGCCAGATTTTACATGCCGGTATTCTTACCAGATGCAGAAAAGGCCATTTATTTGGATGATGACATCATTGTACAAG GGGACATCCAAGAGCTTTTTGACACAAGCCTAAAGTCAGGTCACGCAGCTGCGTTCTCAGACGACTGTGATTCTGCTTCCACAAAGGGCATCGTTCGAGGGGCCGGGAACCAG AACAATTACATTGGCTTCCTGGACTTTAAAAAAGAGGCCATCAAGAAGCTGGGAATGAGGGCTAACACGTGTTCCTTTAATCCCGGAGTGATCGTGGCCAACCTGACGGAGTGGAAGCGTCAGAACATCACCAACCAACTGGAACACTGGATGGAGCTCAACGCACA AGAGGACCTCTACAGTAAGACCCTGGCAGAGAGTATTACCACACCTCCCCTGCTCATTGTCTTCTACAAACACCACTCCAGCATCGACCCCATGTGGCACGTCAGACACCTAG GGGCTACTGGTGCTGGAAACCGCTACTCTCCCCAGTTTGTGAAAGCTGCCAAACTCCTCCATTGGAACGGACATTACAAACCATGGTCCAGGACGTCTTCATTCACCGAAGTCTGGGACAAGTGGTATATTCAGGACCCCATGCGTAAATTCCATCCAGTTCGGAAACATGCAGGGGACAAGTAA
- the spcs1 gene encoding signal peptidase complex subunit 1 produces the protein MQFYKMLSIFNSIPTHMDYKGQKLAEQIFQGIILASAVIGFAYGLIIEQFGWTVYIVLGGFAVSCLLTLPPWPMYRQNPLSWQPALPETTGETLQKPQENLKKKKHK, from the exons ATGCAGTTTTACAAGATGTTGTCAATATTTAACTCCATTCCAACACACATG GATTATAAAGGACAAAAGCTGGCGGAGCAGATCTTCCAAGGAATCATACTTGCCTCAGCG GTGATCGGATTCGCTTATGGCCTCATCATTGAACAGTTTGGGTGGACTGTGTACATAGTGTTAGGAGGTTTTGCTGTGTCTTGTTTG CTGACCCTGCCCCCCTGGCCCAtgtacagacagaaccccctctCCTGGCAGCCAGCCCTACCAGAGACTACAGGAGAAACCCTGCAAAAGCCTCAGGAGAatctgaagaagaagaagcacaAGTAG